From Desulfuromonadales bacterium:
ATTTCTTCCGTTGTCGGGGAGATGGGGAATGCCGGGCAGGTCAACTATTGTGCCAGCAAGGCCGGTCTGCTCGGCCTGACCAAGTCGGTGGCTCGTGAACTGGCGCGGCGCAACGTGACCGTCAATGCCGTGACTCCCGGGTTCATCGTCACCGACATGACCGAAGCTCTTCCGGAAAAAACGCGGGAAGAACTGGCTGCCCAGATTCCGCTCGGACGTCTGGGAGATGCAGAAGATATCGCCCACGCTGTCCTGTTTCTCGCCTCGGACGGGGCCGGTTATGTGACCGGTCAGGTTCTCGGCGTAAACGGCGGCATGTACATGTAACATGAAACCTGCCCGATCGAAGATCGGCTCGCATCAAAACAAAGGAGGTGAAGCAAATGGCTTCGATTGCTGAAAGAGTGAAACAGATTGTGGCTGAGCAGCTTGGCGTTGACGAGGACCAGGTGACCAACGAGGCATCTTTCATGGAGGACCTCGGTGCCGACTCTCTCGACACGGTCGAACTGGTGATGGCGCTGGAGGAGGAGTTCGATATCGAAATCTCCGACGAGGATGCCGAGAAGATCCAGACCGTGCAGGATGCTGTTGATTACATCAACGAGCATTCCTGATCGTTCGACGGGGAGGAGGAGGTGACAGCCTCCTCCTCCCTTATTGTTTGGCTTTATGCTGTCTCCGTCGGTTGCTTTAGCGGCAGCGGCGTAGCTCTCTTCGCCCCGGAAGCCGGCTGCAGGTTTCCTGATCTAGACCAGAGTTTGCTCACGGAGGAAACATATCACCATGCGTAGAGTCGTCGTGACGGGTGTCGGCGTTGTTTCCGCCCTAGGTACCGGTGTGGACAAGAACTGGGCTGCCCTTATGGCAGGCCGTTCCGGCATTGACCGCATTACGCGTTTCGATGCTTCCGAATTTCCCACCCAGATTGCCGGGGAAGTCAAGGACTTCAACGCGGAAGATTTCATCGACAAGAAAGAGATCAAGAAGATGGATCTCTTCATTCAGTACGCCGTCGGGGCTGCTGATCTTGCCATGAAAGACTCGGGCTTTGAGATCACCGAGGAGAATGCGGAGCGGGTAGGGGTTCTGGTCGGTGCCGGCCTTGGCGGTCTGCCGGCCATCGAGCGATACCACGAGGCGATGCTGGAGGGTGGCTACAAGAAGATTTCACCCTTCTTCATCCCGATGCTGATCATCAACCTGGCGCCGGGCCAGATCTCCATCAAGTACGGCGCCAAGGGTCCCAATGTCTCTTCGGTTTCCGCCTGCGCAACCGGCACCCATTCCATCGGCGATGCTTACCACATGATCGCGCGCGGGGATGCCGATGCCATGATCGCCGGTGGCTGCGAGGCGACCATCACCCGCCTGGGCGTCGGTGGCTTCAATGTCATGAAGGCGCTCTCCACCCGCAACGACGACCCGCAGGGCGCCAGCCGCCCCTTTGACAAGGGACGTGACGGTTTCGTCATGTCTGAAGGCGCCGGTATCGTAATCCTCGAAGAATACGAAGCGGCCAAGAAACGCGGCGCCAGGATTTATGCCGAGGTGGCCGGTTACGGCCTCACCGGCGATGCCTACCATCTGACCGCTCCGGCTCCCGAAGGGGAGGGTGCTGCCCGCTGCATGAAGATGGCCCTCAAAAACGGCGGCATCGCGCCGGAAGAGGTCGACTACATCAATGCCCACGGCACCTCGACCCCCTTTAACGACTACTTCGAAACCCTGGCGATCAAGTCGGCCCTCGGCGACCATGCGCGCAAGGTGATGATCAGCTCGACCAAGAGCATGACTGGCCACGCCCTCGGCGCCGCCGGCGGTATCGAGGCGGTCTTTTCCCTGCTGGCCATGGACCGCGGTGCGGTGCCCCCCACCATCAACTACCAGGAGCCCGATCCCGACTGCGACCTCGACTACGTACCCAACGAAGCGCGCCAGGCGGTCGTCAAGGTCGCCATGAGCAATTCCCTCGGTTTTGGTGGCACCAACGCGACCTTGATCTTCAAGAAGGTCTGAGGGGGATAGCATGTATATCATTGCCAGCGATCACGGCGGCCTGGACCTTAAGGAGGCCGTCAAGGGATTTCTCAAGGGACGTGGAATCGCCGTCCGCGACCTGGGAACCCTGAACGCTGATTCGGTCGATTACCCCGACTTCGGCGAAAAAGCTGCCCGTGCCGTTGCCCGCGGCGAGGCCGAAAAGGGGATCCTGATCTGCGGCACGGGCATCGGCATGTCGATTGTCGCCAACAAGTTTCCCGGCGTCCGGGCGGCCCTGGTAACCGACGAGTTCACTGCCCGGATGTCCAAAGAGCACAACAATGCCAACATCCTCGTCATGGGGGGCCGGATCCTCACTCCCGAAGAATCCTGCTGCATGGTCGGTATCTGGCTCGATGCGGTTTTCGAGGGTGGACGGCACCAGCGCCGCCTTGATAAGATCGCCCAGATCGAAGAGGATATTCGGGCGGGTCGGATCTGAATTTTCCCGAGTCGGAAGGGCAGGCCTCGGGCCTGCCTTTTCATTTTTAAGCCGCAATTTCATATAACCGCTCTAGTTTTCGGAGGATTGACGAACATGTCTGATTTGCTTGCAACGTTCGACCCGGAAATCGCCCAGGCCATTCGTCGGGAGACTGAACGTCAGGAATACAGCCTGGAATTTATTGCTTCGGAGAATTTTGTCAGCGAGCGTGTTCTCGAGGCGCAGGGGTCGGTTCTGACCAACAAATATGCCGAGGGCTACCCCGGCAAGCGGTATTACGGCGGTTGCGAGTTCGTCGATGTGGCCGAGCAACTGGCCATCGACCGCGCCCGGGAGCTGTTCGGGGCGGAACACGCCAATGTGCAGCCGCATTCCGGCTCCCAGGCCAATATGGCAGTATATTTCTCCGTCTGCCAGCCCGGCGATACCGTCCTCGGCATGAACCTTGCCCACGGTGGCCACCTGACGCACGGCTCCCCGGTCAATTTTCCGGCAAGCTCTTCAATATCGTTCCTTACGGCGTCAAAAAGGAGACCGGGACGATCGATTATGAAGAGGTCGAACGCCTGGCCCATGAACATCGGCCCAAACTGATCGTGGTCGGTGCCAGCGCCTACCCCCGGACCATCGATTTCACCGCTTTCCGGACGATTGCCGACAAGGTCGGCGCCCTGGTGATGGTCGACATGGCTCACATCGCCGGACTGGTGGCGGCAGGCGTCCACCCGAGCCCGGTGCCGCACGCCGAGTTCGTCACCACCACGACCCACAAGACCCTGCGCGGGCCCCGCGGCGGGATGATCCTTTGCCGAGAGGAGTTCGCCAAGAAGCTCAACAGCAACATCTTTCCGGGCATCCAGGGCGGTCCGCTGATGCACGTGATCGCCGCCAAGGCGGTGTCCTTCAAGGAGGCCCTTGCACCGGAGTTCAAGGACTACGCATCGCAGGTGGTGAAGAACGCGAAAACGCTTGCCGAGGGACTGACGAAGCGCGGTTTCCGGCTGGTTTCCGGCGGGACCGACAACCATCTCATGCTGCTCGACTTCACCGGCACCGAGATCACCGGCAAGGTGGCCGAGGAGACTCTGGAAAAGGCCGGGATCACGGTGAACAAGAACGCCGTTCCCTTCGATACACGCTCCCCCTTTGTCACCAGCGGCATCCGCATCGGCACCCCCGCCACCACGACTCGCGGGCTCAAGGAGGCGCAGATGGAGACCATCGCCGGCTGGATCGCCCGTGCTCTGGAGAACATTGATAACGGGAAGGAATTGGCGGTTATCCGCACCGAGGTCGGCGAACTCTGCCGGCAGTTCCCCCTCTACGCCCATCGCCTGGTCTAGATGAACCGGCCGTCCTGGGAAGAGTACTTCATGGAAATCGCCCGACTGGTGGCCAGGCGCTCGACCTGCCTGCGCCGCCAGGTGGGGGCGGTGGTGGTCAAGGAGAAGA
This genomic window contains:
- the acpP gene encoding acyl carrier protein, encoding MASIAERVKQIVAEQLGVDEDQVTNEASFMEDLGADSLDTVELVMALEEEFDIEISDEDAEKIQTVQDAVDYINEHS
- the fabF gene encoding beta-ketoacyl-ACP synthase II, whose product is MRRVVVTGVGVVSALGTGVDKNWAALMAGRSGIDRITRFDASEFPTQIAGEVKDFNAEDFIDKKEIKKMDLFIQYAVGAADLAMKDSGFEITEENAERVGVLVGAGLGGLPAIERYHEAMLEGGYKKISPFFIPMLIINLAPGQISIKYGAKGPNVSSVSACATGTHSIGDAYHMIARGDADAMIAGGCEATITRLGVGGFNVMKALSTRNDDPQGASRPFDKGRDGFVMSEGAGIVILEEYEAAKKRGARIYAEVAGYGLTGDAYHLTAPAPEGEGAARCMKMALKNGGIAPEEVDYINAHGTSTPFNDYFETLAIKSALGDHARKVMISSTKSMTGHALGAAGGIEAVFSLLAMDRGAVPPTINYQEPDPDCDLDYVPNEARQAVVKVAMSNSLGFGGTNATLIFKKV
- the rpiB gene encoding ribose 5-phosphate isomerase B, with amino-acid sequence MYIIASDHGGLDLKEAVKGFLKGRGIAVRDLGTLNADSVDYPDFGEKAARAVARGEAEKGILICGTGIGMSIVANKFPGVRAALVTDEFTARMSKEHNNANILVMGGRILTPEESCCMVGIWLDAVFEGGRHQRRLDKIAQIEEDIRAGRI